Proteins encoded together in one Pectinophora gossypiella chromosome 20, ilPecGoss1.1, whole genome shotgun sequence window:
- the LOC126376388 gene encoding protein ABHD11-like yields MYWRESWVGSWMPPSLQHDSTCNVRDTHHKIASKFYKRPFAGIIIRSSVSLSFKVLGDSLEPDAPPVILLHGLLGKKTHWESVGKTIMNTAKRGVVVADLRNHGDSPHTSSHTYIDLAEDVRDLVKKLNIDKTTLLGHSMGGRTAMSLALMKPTVVSNLIVVDVSPVSSPGKMDDFFPRLWDVMKSVKFEAKTLATARQEALHRLKESGVVEDFPTLNFLLMNVIERKNGQFGWMCNVVVLQKHFEYIASFPLELAGKFYQGPTLFIAGGESNYVPLSDTKGIREFFPQAEIQFVKKAGHNVHFDAPDTFLSLVTTFIREYSLK; encoded by the exons ATGTACTGGCGTGAGTCCTGGGTCGGGTCGTGGATGCCACCGAGCTTGCAGCACGACAGCACGTGCAACGTCCGCGACACTCACCACAAGATTGCGAG TAAATTCTACAAGCGGCCCTTTGCGGGCATTATCATTCGGAGTTCTGTTAGTCTTTCGTTCAAAGTGCTTGGCGATTCTCTGGAGCCAGATGCTCCCCCGGTCATACTACTTCACGGTCTACTTGGGAAGAAGACACATTGGGAGAGCGTTGGGAAGACCATAATGAACACGGCGAAGCGAGGAGTTGTCGTCGCAGACCTAAGGAACCATGGGGACAGTCCACACACCAGCTCGCACACTTACATAGACCTAGCAGAGGACGTAAGGGATCTGGTCAAGAAACTGAACATCGATAAAACCACGCTGCTTGGCCACAGCATGGGCGGTAGAACGGCCATGTCTCTCGCGTTGATGAAG CCCACAGTCGTGTCCAATTTGATAGTCGTAGATGTGTCCCCGGTTTCCTCGCCTGGCAAGATGGATGACTTCTTTCCAAGACTTTGGGATGTTATGAAATCCGTTAAATTTGAAGCGAAAACCCTTGCTACTGCTAGACAAGAAGCTTTGCATAGGCTCAAAGAGTCTGGTGTCGTAGAAGACTTTCCTACgttgaattttttattaatGAACGTGATTGAGAGGAAGAATGGCCAATTTGGTTGGATGTGCAATGTTGTAGTGTTGCAAAAACACTTCGAATACATTGCTTCCTTTCCGCTAGAGCTTGCTGGCAAGTTCTACCAGGGCCCTACTCTGTTCATCGCTGGTGGGGAATCCAATTATGTTCC GCTAAGTGACACAAAGGGAATCCGAGAATTCTTTCCACAAGCAGAAATTCAATTTGTAAAGAAAGCCGGCCACAACGTCCACTTTGACGCCCCAGATACATTTTTAAGCCTAGTCACCACCTTTATTCGGGAGTACTCATTAAAGTAA